The Flavobacterium faecale genome has a segment encoding these proteins:
- a CDS encoding App1 family protein has translation MKPILKLYRGYANDEELIVMGHLFQPTNKKDYDFLAKKYKNASATIAMFRIKTQANAAVYLEHGTEKILTKTLDDGYFKFCIPLKSEHYGWIDYSVSTMYNDKIISSKASYNRPRKGDLGIISDIDDTFIVSYTRNPIQKIYNLLLKNVTKRKIFEDVVLHYQALSAAGRENDGEQNTFFYVSSSEWNLYRLIVKFTEIHQLPKAVLLLKDIKTSLTQFFWSLKPSSHNHKFEKIKHILEFYPQLQYVLLGDDSQEDVFLYESICKIFPLSVRAIYIRQTGKSKKSKVVTTLENIKTLNVAVCYFEHSSEAITHSKEIGIIT, from the coding sequence ATGAAGCCAATTTTAAAATTATATCGTGGGTATGCCAATGACGAAGAATTAATTGTCATGGGGCATCTATTTCAGCCAACGAATAAAAAAGATTACGATTTTCTGGCCAAAAAATATAAAAATGCGAGCGCAACCATAGCCATGTTTCGAATTAAAACGCAAGCAAACGCAGCTGTATATCTAGAACATGGTACAGAAAAAATACTTACCAAAACACTAGATGATGGCTATTTTAAATTTTGTATCCCCTTAAAAAGTGAGCACTACGGATGGATTGATTATTCGGTAAGCACAATGTACAATGATAAAATAATAAGTTCAAAAGCGAGTTACAACCGACCACGAAAAGGAGATCTTGGTATAATATCAGACATTGACGATACCTTCATTGTATCGTATACTCGCAATCCGATTCAAAAAATCTATAACCTGTTACTTAAAAACGTTACGAAAAGAAAAATATTTGAAGATGTTGTACTGCATTATCAAGCACTAAGTGCAGCAGGAAGAGAAAATGATGGAGAACAAAACACTTTTTTTTATGTCTCAAGTAGCGAATGGAATCTATATCGACTTATTGTAAAATTTACTGAAATTCATCAATTACCCAAAGCTGTTTTATTACTGAAAGATATCAAAACGAGCTTGACACAATTTTTTTGGTCCTTAAAACCGAGTAGTCACAATCATAAATTTGAAAAAATAAAACATATTTTAGAATTTTACCCGCAATTACAATATGTTTTACTGGGTGATGACTCGCAAGAAGATGTTTTTTTATATGAATCAATTTGCAAAATATTTCCGTTAAGCGTGCGTGCGATATACATAAGACAAACGGGCAAATCGAAGAAAAGTAAAGTTGTAACAACACTTGAAAACATAAAAACCTTAAATGTAGCGGTTTGCTATTTTGAACATAGTAGCGAAGCTATTACTCACTCCAAAGAAATTGGTATTATAACATAG
- a CDS encoding ABC-F family ATP-binding cassette domain-containing protein, with amino-acid sequence MLNIHNLSVSFGGTYLFEEVTFRLGAGDRVGLVGKNGAGKSTMLKMLAGDFKPDSGVISQEKDVRMGFLRQDIDFEVGRTVLEEAYEAFIEIKIVEKKLEEINHLLVTRTDYESDEYSKIIEDLSDYTHRFELLGGYNYVGDTEKILLGLGFKRDVFNNQTETFSGGWRMRIELAKLLLQSNDVLLLDEPTNHLDIESIIWLESFLRNYPGVVVIVSHDKMFLDNVTNRTIEISLGKAYDFNKPYSQYLELRHEIREKQLATQKNQAKKIEETEKLIEKFRAKASKASMAQSLIKKLDKVERIEVDEDDNSVMNISFPVSKEPGRVVVEAENVTKSYGDKTILKDINLLVERGSKIAFVGQNGQGKSTFIKAIVDEFEYQGNIKLGHNVQLGYFAQNQAEYLDGEITLLQTMEDAAMDTNRSKVRDMLGSFLFRGDDVDKKVKVLSGGERNRLALCKLLLQPINVLLMDEPTNHLDIKSKNVLKAALQKFGGTLLLVSHDRDFLQGMSNLVYEFKDQKIKEYLGDINYFLEQRNLENMREVEKKDAQKAAAPKESNKASYEDQKKGKSLNNKLSKIESQIKQLEKDIQHDDKMLESNYDKHIEDAAFFKAYNKKKADLDKLLLDWEVVQEEIDNL; translated from the coding sequence ATGCTTAATATACACAATTTATCCGTTTCGTTCGGAGGTACTTATTTATTTGAAGAAGTAACATTCCGTTTAGGAGCTGGAGACCGTGTTGGTCTTGTTGGTAAAAATGGAGCTGGTAAATCTACCATGCTCAAAATGTTGGCGGGAGACTTCAAGCCAGATTCAGGAGTGATTTCTCAAGAGAAAGATGTTCGAATGGGATTCTTGCGTCAAGATATTGATTTTGAAGTGGGACGAACAGTTCTAGAAGAAGCCTATGAAGCTTTTATAGAAATAAAAATTGTAGAAAAAAAGTTAGAGGAGATCAATCATCTTCTAGTGACTCGTACTGATTATGAGAGTGACGAATATTCGAAAATAATTGAAGACTTATCCGATTATACACATCGTTTTGAACTCTTAGGAGGTTATAACTATGTTGGAGATACAGAGAAAATTTTGCTTGGTCTTGGATTTAAAAGAGACGTTTTTAATAACCAAACTGAGACTTTTTCTGGAGGTTGGAGAATGCGTATTGAATTGGCTAAATTATTATTGCAATCCAATGACGTGCTTTTACTCGATGAGCCAACCAATCACCTTGATATTGAAAGTATCATTTGGTTAGAAAGTTTTTTGCGTAATTATCCTGGAGTAGTTGTTATTGTATCCCATGATAAAATGTTTTTGGATAATGTGACCAACAGGACCATTGAAATTTCGCTAGGTAAAGCCTATGATTTTAATAAACCTTATTCGCAGTATTTAGAACTACGTCATGAAATTCGTGAAAAGCAACTAGCAACTCAAAAGAATCAAGCTAAAAAAATTGAAGAAACAGAGAAGTTGATCGAAAAATTTCGCGCCAAAGCATCCAAAGCTTCTATGGCGCAGTCGCTGATCAAAAAATTAGATAAAGTAGAGCGTATAGAAGTTGATGAGGACGACAATTCGGTAATGAACATCTCTTTCCCAGTTTCAAAAGAGCCAGGAAGAGTAGTTGTTGAAGCGGAGAATGTAACCAAGAGTTATGGTGATAAAACCATATTGAAAGATATTAATTTATTGGTAGAAAGAGGTAGTAAGATTGCTTTTGTGGGACAAAATGGTCAAGGTAAATCAACCTTTATCAAGGCGATCGTCGACGAATTTGAATACCAAGGAAATATCAAATTAGGGCATAATGTACAACTAGGTTATTTTGCACAGAACCAAGCGGAGTATCTTGATGGTGAGATCACCTTGCTACAAACGATGGAAGATGCAGCAATGGATACCAATCGTAGCAAAGTGCGCGATATGTTGGGATCGTTCTTGTTTCGCGGTGATGATGTAGACAAAAAAGTTAAAGTACTCTCTGGAGGGGAACGTAATAGATTGGCTCTTTGTAAACTATTGTTGCAACCTATTAATGTATTGTTGATGGATGAGCCTACCAATCACTTGGATATAAAATCCAAAAATGTATTGAAGGCTGCTTTACAAAAATTTGGTGGTACCTTATTGTTGGTGTCTCACGATAGAGATTTCTTGCAAGGGATGTCAAATCTTGTGTATGAATTTAAAGATCAAAAGATCAAAGAATATTTAGGAGATATTAATTACTTCTTGGAACAACGTAATCTTGAAAACATGCGTGAAGTGGAGAAAAAAGATGCTCAAAAAGCAGCTGCTCCAAAAGAAAGTAATAAAGCGTCATATGAAGATCAAAAGAAAGGGAAGTCTTTGAATAATAAATTGAGCAAGATCGAAAGTCAGATCAAGCAATTGGAAAAAGATATCCAACATGATGACAAAATGCTCGAATCTAACTATGACAAACATATAGAAGATGCTGCATTTTTTAAAGCTTACAATAAGAAAAAGGCAGATTTAGACAAATTACTATTGGACTGGGAAGTGGTTCAAGAGGAAATAGATAATTTGTAA
- a CDS encoding formimidoylglutamase: MEFEFLKPLGKDFDVLMGQFSAQQLGSKVVFHTADQFPDLNQVTIAVIGVLDNRGNDKAISDVDIFPIRKELYSMYPGNWDASIADFGDILPGNTIEDTYFALKKVVAALIKKKIIPIVIGGSQDLTYALYRAYDDLEQMVNLVSIDSKFDFGKENETASANSYLTKMIIDEPNNLFNFCNIGYQTYFNSQEEIDLIEKLFFDSYRLGEISSNLALAEPVFRDADLVSMDMKAVKSSDSGNFISFVPNGFNGKEICALSRYAGISDKVGLFGVFNHENTEQESVLIAQIIWYFIEGYHYRSKEYPFGSRENYIKFIVPIEEETLIFYKSDKSDRWWIEIPFITNGNNKLKRNTLLPCSYEEYLGACNQELPERWWKALRKNIV, encoded by the coding sequence ATGGAATTTGAGTTTTTGAAGCCTTTAGGTAAAGACTTTGATGTTTTGATGGGGCAGTTTTCTGCTCAACAATTAGGTAGTAAAGTTGTTTTTCATACTGCAGACCAATTTCCAGATCTTAACCAAGTTACTATTGCAGTGATTGGAGTTTTGGATAATAGAGGGAACGATAAAGCAATTTCGGATGTGGATATTTTTCCTATTCGAAAAGAATTATATAGCATGTATCCAGGAAATTGGGATGCATCGATTGCAGATTTTGGTGATATTTTGCCTGGAAACACGATCGAAGACACCTATTTTGCATTGAAAAAAGTAGTGGCTGCTTTGATCAAAAAGAAAATTATTCCCATCGTAATTGGAGGTTCGCAGGATCTTACTTATGCGTTGTATAGGGCTTATGATGATCTCGAGCAAATGGTCAATTTGGTGTCAATTGATAGTAAGTTTGATTTTGGAAAAGAGAATGAAACGGCGTCAGCAAATTCATATTTAACCAAAATGATTATCGATGAACCTAATAATCTATTTAATTTTTGTAATATTGGGTATCAAACCTACTTTAACTCGCAAGAAGAGATAGATTTGATCGAAAAATTGTTTTTTGATAGTTACAGATTAGGCGAAATTTCGAGTAATCTAGCACTTGCAGAACCGGTTTTTAGAGATGCCGATTTGGTGAGTATGGATATGAAAGCAGTAAAATCATCCGATTCAGGTAACTTTATTTCATTTGTTCCGAATGGTTTTAATGGTAAAGAAATTTGCGCTTTGTCACGATACGCAGGAATAAGTGATAAGGTAGGTTTGTTTGGTGTTTTTAACCATGAAAATACAGAGCAAGAGTCAGTTCTCATTGCCCAAATTATATGGTATTTTATCGAAGGGTATCATTATCGTTCGAAAGAATATCCATTTGGAAGCCGAGAGAATTATATTAAATTTATAGTTCCTATTGAAGAAGAAACGTTAATCTTTTATAAAAGTGACAAAAGTGATAGATGGTGGATCGAAATACCTTTTATTACAAATGGAAACAATAAATTAAAACGAAATACGTTATTACCATGTTCCTACGAAGAATATCTAGGAGCTTGCAATCAAGAGTTGCCAGAACGTTGGTGGAAGGCGTTACGAAAGAATATTGTGTAA
- the gldK gene encoding gliding motility lipoprotein GldK translates to MKKFIAFVAILTLLSSCGKSSDKGELVGVKGAKWHPEKPYGMTLVPGGAFIMGKSDEDVAGIQDAPTKTVTVRSFYMDETEITNSEYRQFVEWVKDSTMRVRLAILADEMGIKPGGGKGGKGGSIGDFAFNDADPAKMTAYDKYMYDNYYSIGTSDDPYAGRRLNKKVKLIKDPKAYPDEYYVEVMDSMYIPVEESYNGLRTIDVDKLKFRYSWMDIQAAAKAKVGKRRDFIKTEEVKIYPDTTVWIKDFSYSYNEPMHNDYFWHKAYGDYPVVGVKWTQAKAFCAWRTLNKNSYIKSKSKGRDLINSFRLPTEAEWEYSARGGLESGTYPWGGPYTKNDRGCFMANFKPSRGDYAADQALYTVEAKSYDPNGYNLYNMAGNVSEWTDSSYDPNAYEYVSSMNPNVLDSSNKRKVVRGGSWKDVSYFLQVATRDYEYADSARSYIGFRTVQDYMGVQTTGNTTGSRRK, encoded by the coding sequence ATGAAGAAGTTCATTGCATTTGTAGCAATTTTGACCCTGTTAAGTAGCTGTGGTAAATCTAGTGATAAAGGAGAATTGGTAGGGGTTAAGGGAGCAAAATGGCATCCTGAAAAACCTTACGGAATGACTCTAGTACCTGGAGGCGCGTTTATCATGGGTAAATCTGACGAGGATGTTGCTGGTATACAAGATGCACCTACAAAGACAGTTACAGTAAGATCGTTTTATATGGACGAAACTGAAATTACAAATAGTGAATACCGTCAATTCGTAGAATGGGTAAAAGACTCTACAATGAGAGTTCGTTTGGCTATTTTAGCAGATGAGATGGGAATCAAGCCAGGTGGCGGAAAAGGTGGAAAAGGCGGTAGTATTGGCGATTTTGCCTTTAATGACGCAGATCCAGCTAAGATGACGGCTTATGATAAGTACATGTATGATAACTATTATAGTATCGGTACATCTGACGATCCATACGCTGGAAGACGTTTAAATAAAAAAGTAAAATTAATCAAAGACCCTAAAGCATATCCAGATGAATATTATGTTGAGGTAATGGACTCTATGTATATTCCAGTTGAGGAATCATACAATGGATTACGTACTATCGATGTAGATAAATTAAAATTCCGTTATTCATGGATGGATATTCAAGCTGCAGCTAAAGCTAAGGTTGGGAAAAGAAGAGATTTTATCAAAACCGAAGAAGTAAAGATTTATCCTGATACGACAGTTTGGATTAAAGATTTCTCTTATTCATATAACGAGCCAATGCACAATGATTATTTTTGGCATAAAGCGTATGGAGATTATCCTGTAGTTGGAGTTAAATGGACACAAGCAAAAGCTTTTTGTGCTTGGAGAACTTTAAATAAAAATTCTTATATTAAATCAAAATCAAAAGGAAGAGATCTTATTAACTCTTTCAGATTACCTACAGAAGCAGAGTGGGAATATTCTGCAAGAGGTGGTCTAGAGTCTGGTACTTATCCTTGGGGTGGTCCTTATACTAAAAATGATAGAGGATGTTTCATGGCAAACTTTAAACCTAGCCGTGGTGATTATGCAGCAGATCAAGCTTTGTATACTGTTGAAGCAAAATCATACGATCCTAATGGTTACAATTTATACAATATGGCGGGGAATGTTTCAGAATGGACTGATTCGTCATACGATCCAAATGCTTACGAGTATGTGTCTTCAATGAACCCAAATGTTTTAGACTCATCCAACAAACGTAAAGTTGTTCGTGGAGGATCTTGGAAAGATGTGTCTTACTTCCTACAAGTGGCTACAAGAGATTACGAATACGCAGATTCTGCAAGAAGTTACATAGGATTCCGTACTGTACAAGATTACATGGGAGTTCAAACAACTGGTAATACTACTGGTTCAAGAAGAAAATAA
- a CDS encoding DUF983 domain-containing protein gives MLKKGSKLNSILTGTCPKCQNESMYIEKNPFKLASVLKMHEDCSHCGLHYQIEPSFFYGAMYVSYGLNVAVGIAAFIISFVFLQTSLKTSFFAIIGALIVTSPLVLRGSRNIYINMFVSYDPTASKKNNPK, from the coding sequence ATGTTAAAAAAAGGATCCAAACTAAATAGTATTTTAACAGGAACTTGTCCGAAATGCCAAAATGAAAGCATGTATATTGAAAAAAATCCTTTCAAATTGGCCTCAGTATTAAAAATGCATGAGGATTGTAGCCATTGTGGCCTACATTATCAAATAGAACCTTCTTTCTTTTACGGAGCAATGTATGTTAGTTATGGTTTAAATGTTGCTGTTGGAATAGCAGCGTTCATAATTTCGTTTGTATTTTTGCAAACAAGTTTAAAAACTTCATTTTTCGCTATTATCGGTGCACTGATTGTTACTTCTCCGCTCGTATTACGAGGATCTAGAAACATTTACATCAATATGTTTGTGTCTTATGACCCAACTGCCAGCAAAAAAAATAATCCAAAATAA
- the gldN gene encoding gliding motility protein GldN, whose translation MKNVKNVLLVVFSVVWSGASFAQSNLLNAKTPSEIGLKTPAQLISDNDKPLAYGYVHDRDILMGKTVWEIIDLSERINFPLYFPIDENLGSDRRSLYNVLTTAVKNGKITEVYSDSYFNTKKSFRDIEASLSRVDTTDAGREQINAGRKSVSEEYILRSDLTAQDVTQYKIKGFWYFDKRQSELKYRLLGICPVTPDVYTMNNDEKDYIELFWIFFPSARTVLHEAKSFNDKNSSMPVSFDQILNSRRFNSVIYKEENVYGDREIKDYMKDNAQNQLLESERVKEKIRNFESDMWNY comes from the coding sequence ATGAAGAATGTAAAAAATGTTTTATTGGTGGTGTTTTCTGTAGTTTGGAGTGGAGCTTCTTTCGCTCAATCCAACTTATTAAATGCAAAGACGCCTTCTGAAATTGGACTTAAAACTCCTGCTCAATTGATATCTGATAACGATAAGCCATTGGCTTACGGTTATGTTCATGATAGAGATATTTTGATGGGTAAGACTGTTTGGGAGATTATAGATCTTAGCGAAAGAATTAATTTTCCTTTGTATTTTCCAATCGATGAAAATCTTGGATCCGATAGACGTTCTTTATATAATGTTCTAACTACTGCTGTTAAAAACGGAAAAATTACTGAGGTGTACTCTGATAGTTACTTCAATACAAAAAAGTCGTTTAGAGATATTGAAGCTTCTTTGTCAAGAGTGGATACTACTGATGCTGGTCGTGAACAAATTAATGCAGGAAGAAAGTCTGTTTCTGAAGAATACATTCTAAGATCTGATTTGACTGCTCAAGATGTTACACAATATAAAATCAAAGGTTTTTGGTATTTTGATAAGCGTCAAAGTGAATTGAAGTATCGTCTCTTGGGTATTTGTCCGGTTACTCCAGACGTTTATACTATGAATAATGATGAGAAAGATTATATCGAATTGTTTTGGATCTTTTTCCCATCAGCTAGAACGGTACTACATGAGGCGAAATCATTCAATGATAAAAACTCATCAATGCCAGTTTCTTTCGATCAGATTTTAAATTCTAGACGATTTAATAGTGTCATTTACAAAGAAGAGAATGTATACGGAGATAGAGAAATCAAAGATTACATGAAAGATAATGCTCAAAACCAATTATTAGAATCGGAAAGAGTAAAAGAAAAGATTCGTAACTTCGAATCAGATATGTGGAATTATTAA
- the gldM gene encoding gliding motility protein GldM — protein sequence MAGGKLTPRQKMVNLMYLVFIAMLALNVSKEVISAFGLMNEKFEASNTSSIQSNEQLLMALDAKAAEAKGEFITASEKAHKLQTVNKNFYSYIGSIKNLVLSETKVDEETGKLPYEEMDKAEVLDNLFFSPEGYSEKGNEFIAIVEKYKADVRSILGPDAKFKGLISELNTKMDMSDVKNKDGIAIKYLEYHYKGFPGIASVAKLSSMQNDVNKVESDVYNTLLGKAAVAAASYSNYQAIVVLDKNAYFQGETVTGKVVLGRYDANTKPTGFSGPGKIVNGQAVISLTAGGIGEQSIKGQFSFLEDGKTIPLAFNGKYVVVPKPNSATISADKMNVVYRGVVNPISVSFAGIAADKVSASAPGLSPAGKGRYNLSPGGGNEVSISVTGTLPNGEKVSDRKVFRIKGIPGPTGTIRGETGVVKGPKSNLEIATIGAKLEDFDFEVGLNVVGFNMKLTGQPTVVVQGDRLNAQCKSVLSKAGRGDQVTISEIKTKLVGAGSYLLPRTAPVIFEIQ from the coding sequence ATGGCTGGAGGAAAACTAACCCCAAGACAGAAGATGGTAAACCTTATGTATTTGGTTTTCATCGCGATGTTAGCATTAAACGTATCCAAAGAAGTAATTTCTGCTTTTGGATTAATGAACGAAAAATTCGAAGCTTCAAATACTTCTTCTATTCAGTCCAATGAGCAATTGTTAATGGCTCTTGATGCTAAAGCTGCAGAAGCAAAAGGTGAATTTATTACTGCTTCTGAAAAAGCACACAAATTACAAACGGTTAACAAAAACTTCTATAGTTATATTGGTTCAATCAAAAATTTAGTTTTAAGCGAAACTAAAGTTGATGAAGAGACTGGTAAATTGCCTTACGAAGAAATGGATAAAGCAGAAGTTTTAGATAATTTATTTTTTAGTCCAGAAGGATATTCTGAAAAAGGAAATGAATTTATTGCTATTGTTGAAAAGTACAAAGCAGACGTAAGAAGTATTCTTGGTCCTGATGCAAAATTTAAAGGTTTGATCAGTGAGTTGAATACTAAAATGGATATGTCAGACGTTAAGAATAAAGACGGTATTGCAATTAAATATTTAGAATACCACTACAAAGGTTTTCCAGGTATTGCATCGGTAGCAAAATTGTCTTCTATGCAAAATGACGTAAATAAAGTGGAGTCTGATGTTTACAATACATTGTTAGGAAAAGCGGCTGTTGCTGCTGCTTCTTACAGTAATTATCAAGCAATTGTTGTTTTAGATAAAAATGCTTATTTTCAAGGAGAAACAGTTACAGGTAAAGTAGTTTTAGGTCGTTATGATGCTAATACTAAGCCAACTGGTTTTTCTGGTCCAGGTAAAATTGTAAACGGTCAAGCGGTTATCTCTTTAACTGCTGGTGGAATAGGAGAACAAAGTATTAAAGGTCAATTTAGCTTTTTGGAAGATGGTAAAACGATTCCGCTTGCTTTTAACGGTAAGTATGTAGTAGTTCCTAAACCGAATTCGGCTACGATTTCAGCTGACAAAATGAATGTGGTATATAGAGGAGTTGTTAATCCAATTTCTGTATCATTTGCAGGTATCGCTGCTGATAAAGTAAGTGCTTCTGCTCCAGGATTAAGTCCAGCGGGTAAAGGTAGATATAACCTTTCTCCTGGTGGAGGAAACGAAGTAAGTATTTCTGTAACAGGAACATTACCAAATGGTGAAAAAGTTTCTGACAGAAAAGTATTTAGAATTAAAGGTATCCCTGGTCCAACAGGAACTATCCGTGGAGAAACGGGTGTTGTAAAAGGACCAAAATCAAATCTTGAAATTGCAACGATTGGTGCAAAATTAGAAGACTTTGATTTCGAAGTAGGATTGAATGTTGTTGGATTTAATATGAAACTTACTGGACAACCTACTGTTGTTGTTCAAGGTGATCGTTTGAATGCACAATGTAAATCAGTACTTTCAAAAGCGGGTAGAGGTGATCAAGTAACGATCTCTGAAATTAAAACAAAATTAGTTGGTGCTGGTAGTTATTTATTGCCAAGAACTGCGCCGGTTATTTTTGAAATACAATAA
- the gldL gene encoding gliding motility protein GldL, translating to MALLGKKAMNFAYGMGAAVVIVGALFKITHIEIGPLTGNRMLTAGLLVEALIFALSAFEPVDDEYKWEIVYPQLKDVNAAPAKAVRQNIVESEDTSGMLSKKLDSMLKEAKIDGELMSSLGNSIKNFESAAKGIAPTVDSIASTKKYSEELTTAADQMEKLNSLYKIQLESASKNAQINEEVAENNLKLKEQMQSLTTNLASLNNVYGGMLSAMNNKG from the coding sequence ATGGCATTACTAGGAAAAAAGGCAATGAATTTTGCATACGGAATGGGAGCTGCGGTTGTTATCGTAGGAGCATTATTCAAAATCACCCACATTGAAATTGGACCATTGACAGGAAACAGAATGTTGACTGCAGGTTTATTGGTTGAGGCCCTAATTTTTGCATTGTCTGCTTTTGAGCCAGTTGATGACGAATACAAATGGGAAATTGTTTACCCACAATTAAAAGACGTTAATGCTGCACCAGCTAAAGCGGTAAGACAAAATATCGTTGAGTCTGAAGACACAAGCGGAATGTTGTCTAAAAAATTAGATTCTATGTTGAAAGAAGCTAAAATTGACGGAGAGTTAATGTCAAGTTTAGGAAACAGTATTAAGAATTTTGAGTCGGCTGCAAAAGGAATCGCTCCAACGGTAGATTCTATTGCTTCAACAAAAAAATATAGCGAAGAGTTGACAACTGCTGCTGATCAAATGGAAAAATTGAACAGTTTGTACAAAATTCAATTGGAGAGCGCTTCAAAAAATGCTCAAATTAATGAAGAAGTAGCTGAAAATAACTTAAAGTTAAAAGAGCAAATGCAATCATTAACTACAAACTTGGCTTCATTGAACAATGTTTATGGTGGTATGCTTTCTGCAATGAATAATAAAGGATAA
- a CDS encoding NAD(P)/FAD-dependent oxidoreductase, which produces MIDYLIVGSGLAGISFAEVALNQNKTVLVFGDDSQNSSKIAGGLYNPVIFKRFSEVWNAKSQLDLMSGFYAGIESKLKLQVDWKLPILRKFFSIEEQNNWFAASDKVGLAPFLSPVLIKDRFAGIDSPFDYGEVLHTGYVDTAILLEAYKTYLESLDSFRASSFDYSDLSVYDDLVEYQEVKAKHIIFAEGYGIHANPYFNFLPLEGTKGELFIIRAEGLDLSVIVNTSVFILPLGNDLFKVGATYNWKDKTDLPTEEGKIELIDRIKEILTCDFEIVEHFAGVRPTVRDRRPLVGTHAAHNNVHVLNGLGTRGVMLGPTMATALFNSIENNIPLDAEVNISRVKPKHYYR; this is translated from the coding sequence ATGATTGATTATTTAATCGTTGGTTCAGGGCTCGCAGGGATATCCTTCGCTGAAGTAGCTTTGAATCAAAATAAGACTGTTTTAGTCTTTGGCGATGATTCACAAAATTCATCTAAAATTGCGGGAGGATTGTATAATCCTGTTATTTTTAAGCGTTTTAGTGAAGTGTGGAACGCCAAAAGTCAGCTTGATTTGATGTCTGGTTTTTATGCTGGTATTGAGTCTAAACTTAAGCTTCAAGTAGATTGGAAGTTGCCTATTCTTAGGAAGTTTTTTTCTATTGAGGAACAAAACAATTGGTTTGCAGCTTCAGATAAAGTTGGATTAGCTCCATTTTTATCTCCTGTTCTTATCAAAGACAGGTTTGCGGGTATCGATTCGCCTTTTGATTATGGTGAGGTTTTGCACACTGGTTACGTTGATACTGCAATTTTACTGGAGGCTTATAAAACGTATTTAGAATCCTTAGATAGTTTTAGAGCTTCAAGTTTTGATTATAGCGATTTGTCTGTTTATGACGATTTGGTGGAATATCAAGAAGTTAAAGCGAAGCATATCATTTTTGCAGAAGGTTATGGTATTCATGCCAATCCGTATTTTAATTTCTTGCCTTTGGAAGGAACTAAGGGCGAGCTATTTATTATAAGGGCAGAAGGACTTGATTTATCTGTTATTGTAAACACAAGCGTATTTATTTTACCCTTAGGAAACGATCTGTTCAAAGTAGGGGCAACCTACAATTGGAAAGACAAAACAGATTTGCCAACTGAAGAAGGGAAAATTGAGTTGATTGACAGAATCAAGGAGATACTAACGTGTGATTTTGAGATTGTGGAACATTTTGCAGGTGTACGTCCTACTGTGCGCGACAGGCGTCCGTTGGTAGGAACGCATGCAGCACACAATAATGTACATGTATTAAATGGCTTAGGAACGCGAGGTGTCATGTTGGGGCCTACAATGGCGACAGCGTTATTTAATTCGATTGAAAATAATATTCCGCTGGATGCCGAGGTAAATATTAGTAGGGTCAAACCAAAGCATTACTATCGATAA